TAAGCCGAAGACCGCCGCGATAATCGCCGAGAAAAACGTCATGTACAGTGTTTCTAACGTCGCTTGAATAAATTCACTTTTCATTTGTAACACATTGGGAATTAAAGCTGCCATTAGGCCGTCGCCCCCTCAGTCACATTTTGTGCGGTTAAAAGTCGTGTCGTGACCCCGTCACTAGTCCGCTTGGCAATTGCGGCATTAAACGCCACCAAATCACCAGTAATAATCGCAATCATATCTCCCACATTCTGACCATCAATTTGATCGATATTTGCAAACAAAATATTGACATCTAAATGCAATTCTTGTGAATATTGCGAAATAATCCCTTGCTTAGTCGCATTGCCGATAAAGTTAAAATACATTAACTCTTGATTGACCGCTAGCTCACTCAGCTTAATCGTTTTGGTAATTCGTTCAATCGCCGCTTTAACATTAGTCGAAGTTTCCACAAAATCAACTGTTAACGCTGCTTGAGGCGCCGTAAAGACTGCCGCCACTCGGCCCCGTTCAACAATTTGCCCGGCATCCATGACCGCAACATGATGACAGATGTGCTTAATGACTTGCATTTCATGCGTAATCAACACAATGGTTAGTCCTAAATCATGGTTTAGTTGTTGCAGTAATGAAAGAATCGACTTAGTCGTCTTCGGGTCTAACGCACTGGTCGCTTCATCCGAAATCAGAACTTCAGGGTCATTAGCTAAAGCCCGGGCAATCGCGACTCGTTGCTTTTGACCACCCGATAGCTTAGTCGGATAAGTCTGCGCATAATCTGCTAACCCGACCAGCTTTAATAAGCGGAGAGCTTTCGCTTGGCGATCGGTTTTGCTTAACTTTTGACTGAGTAAGGGATATTCCACATTGCCTAACACCGTCCGCGCATTCATTAGATTAAAGTGCTGAAAAATCATGCCAACTTTTTTTCGAGCCGTTCGTAAAGCTACCGGCGATAATTGTTGCAGGTGCTGACCATTAACGATTACCGTTCCTTTGGTCGGTTGCTGTAGCAAGTTAATCACCCGTACCAAGGTACTTTTACCGGCACCGGAATAGCCAATAATGCCATAAATATCACCCTTGTTAATCTGCAAATTAACGTCCTTGACGGCTGATAAAGGCTGCCCACCATTTTGAAACCTTACCGAAATATCTTTTAATTCAATAATTGCTGTTGCCATCTTACTCGCTCCCTCTAATCAGTCATCAATGCACTCAAAAAGCGCCCTTTCATCCTAATCCATCACTAGATTAAGGACGAAAGCGCGCTTTCGGGTTACCACCTTATTTTAAATAACCCTCACGAGT
This region of Lactobacillus sp. CBA3605 genomic DNA includes:
- a CDS encoding methionine ABC transporter ATP-binding protein, which translates into the protein MATAIIELKDISVRFQNGGQPLSAVKDVNLQINKGDIYGIIGYSGAGKSTLVRVINLLQQPTKGTVIVNGQHLQQLSPVALRTARKKVGMIFQHFNLMNARTVLGNVEYPLLSQKLSKTDRQAKALRLLKLVGLADYAQTYPTKLSGGQKQRVAIARALANDPEVLISDEATSALDPKTTKSILSLLQQLNHDLGLTIVLITHEMQVIKHICHHVAVMDAGQIVERGRVAAVFTAPQAALTVDFVETSTNVKAAIERITKTIKLSELAVNQELMYFNFIGNATKQGIISQYSQELHLDVNILFANIDQIDGQNVGDMIAIITGDLVAFNAAIAKRTSDGVTTRLLTAQNVTEGATA